Proteins found in one Hemitrygon akajei chromosome 32, sHemAka1.3, whole genome shotgun sequence genomic segment:
- the smim12 gene encoding small integral membrane protein 12, whose translation MWPILWSAIRMYAPYITFPVAFVVGTVGYNIEWFIRGNQQQPVEEKSIFELREERRLAEVTNKDCTQVLSLKDKLEFAPKAVLNRNRTDTSNRS comes from the coding sequence ATGTGGCCTATTTTGTGGAGTGCCATTCGTATGTATGCTCCCTATATAACCTTTCCGGTGGCTTttgttgttgggacagtgggcTACAATATAGAGTGGTTTATTCGTGGGAACCAACAACAGCCGGTTGAGGAGAAGAGTATTTTTGAATTGCGTGAAGAAAGGAGGCTGGCTGAGGTTACGAATAAAGACTGCACCCAAGTTCTAAGCTTGAAAGATAAACTTGAGTTCGCCCCGAAGGCAGTGCTGAACCGGAATCGGACAGACACAAGCAATCGTAGCTAG